A region of the bacterium genome:
GTCCTCTCCGTCGCGCGGAGAAATGCGCAATACGGCGACATCGGTCTGTTTGTCGGTACCGACGACCTCGGCTTCATAGCGACCTTCGCGTCCCGGCACGACCACACTGACCTTCTCGGCGCGATCGACCACGTGACGGTTCGTGAGCACGACACCGGACCTGCCGGTAATGAATCCGGAACCGGTGACGAGTTTGCGCCGGTTGTTGACCCGGATGGCGGCTTCGACGTGCACGACCGACGGCGAAACCCGCATGTTCACGTCGATGATGCGTTCCTGTAGCTGGTTCAGGGCGTCTTCCGCGACGGCCCACCCGGGCTGCATGAGCACCGTGGTTCCAGCCAGTACCAGCAATAGTAGGGTCCGGTTCATCTAGTCATCCTCCGTCAGTGCCATCGAAAAACTGCGTGCCGCCGTCTCGGGTTCCGGTGCAGCGCCGATTGCGCTTACCGCCGCTACCCCACTTGCTCCCGCGGAGAGCATCTCCGGGACACGCTCCGCCGTGATTCCACCCAGAGCCAGAACCGGAATATCGAGTCCAGACGTGACCTCATTTAGCCACGACTGGCCCCGAGCGCGCGCTCCAGGCTTGGATTTCGTTGGATAGATCGGCGAGACGGTGACATAGCTTGCACCCTGAGCGGCCACGCGCTGCGCTTCTTTGGCACAGTGAGCCGAATAGCCAATCCACGCGTTGTCCGGGAGCCAGCGGCGCGCAACCTCGACGGGAACGGAATCTGCCGCCAGGTGGACTCCATCCAGGTCCCAGGCACGAGCGATGTCGAGTCTGCGACTGGCGAGCACGTGCAAGCCCTCTGCCCGCAACGGCTCGATTGCATCGAGCAGGTGCGACCAGTGTTCGCCGCTCGCGTCGCGCATTCGCAACACCACCATGCGAAGACCGCCCAGAAAAGCCGCTCGGATGACTTCATCTTGCGGCCGATCGCCCGTTCCGCGAGCTCCATCAGTGATGTAGCAAAGGCGCGGGATCACGATACGTCGATCAATCCTTCCAATGGGCTCGAGGCCTGCGCGTGTAGACGGCGCGGCATCCGTCCGGCCTCGTAGGCCAGGCGTCCGGCTTCGATTCCGAGTTTCATGGCTGTCGCCATCTTGATCGGGTCCTTCGCAGACGCGATGCCGGTATTCATCAGCACGGCCGTGCAACCGAGTTCCATGGCCAGAGCCGCATCCGATGCCGTGCCTACGCCGGCGTCGACGATCACCGGAAGGTCCACGCTTTCCAGGATGATGCGGATGTTGGCGGGGTTGCGAATTCCCAGTCCCGATCCGATCGGCGCCGCGAGCGGCATGACCGCAGCGCAGCCGATTTCCGCCAGACGCATACACGCAACCGGATCGTCGGTGATATACGGCAGCACAGTGAAGCCTTTGTCGACAAGGATGCGCGCGGCCTCGAGGGTCGCGGCGCTGTCCGGGAAAAGAGTGCGCGGGTCGCCGATCACCTCGAGTTTGATCAGCGGTGTGTCGAGCAACTCGCGCGCGAGTTCGGCCGTGGTGACGGCCTCCTGCACGGTGAAGCAACCGGCGGTGTTGGGCAGGATGTGAAACTGGTCGGGCGGGATGTGGTCCAGAAGTGAATCTGCACCGCGTTTCTTGAGGTCGATCCGGCGCACTGCGACCGTGATCATCTCGGCACCGCTGGCATCCAGTGCCTCGCGGTTCTCCCTGAACGACTTGTATTTGCCCGATCCGATGATCAGCCGCGAGCGCAGCTCCAGATCACCCAGGCGGAAATTCTCAGACATCAGCCACCTCCGACGGCTTGTATTACCTCGACGCGATCGCCCGGTGAGAGCTTCACCTCGCAATAGCGAGACCGTGGAACGATTTCGTCGTTCACGGCGACGGCGACCCGGCGTCCCTGTAGATCGAACTGCTCCAGGAGGGAGAGGATCGAGAGGGATTCTTCCGTCGTTTGCATCTCGCCGTTGAGTTCGAACCTCACGGGCCGACGGTAAGCGATGCACACGGGGAGTTCAAACCGATCCTCCAGAAGCCCCGCGGGCTCCCCGCACGGCCCGCGTGGAGAGACCGGGCTAAGATCCCGGCGATGGATGAACGGAAGCACGCCTGGGCGGAGATCGATCTATCCGCTCTCGAGAACAACTATCGCTGGATCCGGGATCGCGCCGACAATCGCCGGATCATCGCCGTGGTGAAGGCCAATGCCTATGGGCACGGCGCCGTTCCGGTGGCGCGGGCCCTCTCGGGCGCGGGCTGCGACGCGTTTGCCGTCGTCACGCTGGGAGAGGCTCGGGAGCTGCGCGCTGCCGGTATCCTGCAGCCGATTCTGCTCCTGGAGGGGACCTTGCGGAGCGACGAGGCCGACGAGGCGATCGCCACGAATCTCGTTCCGGTGATCAGCCGCATCGAGGCCCTCGACTCGCTCGATGCGGCGGCCAATCGGGTCGGACGGCCGGTTCCTTTTCATCTGAAACTCGATACCGGGATGGGCCGCCTCGGACTCTCGCCTCGCCAGCTCGGAGCTTTCCTGGAACGGCTCGCGGGCTCTTCCCGCCTGCGACTGCAAGGTGTAATGAGCCACCTGGCAGAGGCCGACGATCCCGATTCGCCCGCGACCCAGGAGCAGCGGCGTGTGTTCGGCGAGTTGGTCGGGCAGGTCCGCTCGAGCGGCCATTCCCCGGAGTGGATCCACATCGACAATTCCGCTGGAGTGGTGCGCGGCGCCGCCCCGGAGACGACCGCAGTTCGCCCCGGACTTCTCCTGTACGGCGCCGATCCGACACTCGAGGGCGGTAACGCGCTCGAGCCGGTCATGTCCTTTTGCGCACGCGTGTGCCATTCGAAGAGCGTTCCGCCGGGCGCGAAGATCGGCTACGGCGGGGTCTTCATGTCGCCCCGTGGTACCTGCATCCTGACCGCGGCGGTGGGCTATGCGGACGGTCTGCCGCGGGCTGCGGGCGGC
Encoded here:
- a CDS encoding thiamine phosphate synthase, with product MIPRLCYITDGARGTGDRPQDEVIRAAFLGGLRMVVLRMRDASGEHWSHLLDAIEPLRAEGLHVLASRRLDIARAWDLDGVHLAADSVPVEVARRWLPDNAWIGYSAHCAKEAQRVAAQGASYVTVSPIYPTKSKPGARARGQSWLNEVTSGLDIPVLALGGITAERVPEMLSAGASGVAAVSAIGAAPEPETAARSFSMALTEDD
- a CDS encoding thiazole synthase, whose amino-acid sequence is MSENFRLGDLELRSRLIIGSGKYKSFRENREALDASGAEMITVAVRRIDLKKRGADSLLDHIPPDQFHILPNTAGCFTVQEAVTTAELARELLDTPLIKLEVIGDPRTLFPDSAATLEAARILVDKGFTVLPYITDDPVACMRLAEIGCAAVMPLAAPIGSGLGIRNPANIRIILESVDLPVIVDAGVGTASDAALAMELGCTAVLMNTGIASAKDPIKMATAMKLGIEAGRLAYEAGRMPRRLHAQASSPLEGLIDVS
- the thiS gene encoding sulfur carrier protein ThiS encodes the protein MQTTEESLSILSLLEQFDLQGRRVAVAVNDEIVPRSRYCEVKLSPGDRVEVIQAVGGG
- the alr gene encoding alanine racemase; translated protein: MDERKHAWAEIDLSALENNYRWIRDRADNRRIIAVVKANAYGHGAVPVARALSGAGCDAFAVVTLGEARELRAAGILQPILLLEGTLRSDEADEAIATNLVPVISRIEALDSLDAAANRVGRPVPFHLKLDTGMGRLGLSPRQLGAFLERLAGSSRLRLQGVMSHLAEADDPDSPATQEQRRVFGELVGQVRSSGHSPEWIHIDNSAGVVRGAAPETTAVRPGLLLYGADPTLEGGNALEPVMSFCARVCHSKSVPPGAKIGYGGVFMSPRGTCILTAAVGYADGLPRAAGGRYEVGYRGTRIPIVGRVSCDFTTLDAGPLEAGGVDESVLLFGRRDGLEIPVEELATAVDTIAYEILVRIGARVPRIPV